The Pseudarthrobacter defluvii DNA window ACCTTCCCGGCGATACCGCGTGCGCCATCTGGAACCGCGCCACCGCCCGCGGGCTGCAGGGACCCGATGAGCCCCGCACCCTCACCCAACTCCGCCCCGACATCGCAGCATCCCTGCTCCTCGGCGCCGGCAGCTCCACTGAACTCGGCGAAGTCCCCACCCCGCGGGCCGACGTCCTGGTGATGGTTCCCGTGTTCGCCCTCTTCGGCGTCACCGACGAGCCCGCGATCCTGGATGGTTTCGGACCGATCCCGGCGGCCATGGCCCGGAAACTCGTCGCGGACGGGGCGGACTCGTTCTACCGGGTGCTTGTTGATCCCCGGGACGGGGCGCCACTGGAAATCGGGCGGAAGAACTACCGGCTCACCGAAACCATCAAACGCTGGATCAGGATGCGTGACGGCAAATGCACCTTCCCCGGCTGCACCAACAAGACCCCTGACAACGAAACCGACCACCTCACCGCCTGGGAACACGGAGGAACCACAGGGATCAGCAACCTGGCGCAACTGTGCCCCAAGCACCACAGACTCAAACACCACAACCAATGGACACCAGACCCAGCCACCCAGAAAGACCCGCCCGGCTGGACCTCACCAACCGGCCGCCACTACAAACCCGAACAACCCGACCCGGAACCAACCCACTGGCCACCACGCATCCTTCCAGTGGGTCCTGTTGCGGGTGCCAATGAGGCGGCGGCTTCACCGGGTACTACTGCCCCTGACGCCAGCGTGCCACCAAACGCAGCCGGCCCATCCGGTACCGCGGCCCGCCTAAGGGCCACGGAATCGGAGGATGAGGACGGGCAGTGGCAGCAACTGCTCGCAGACATGCCAGCCTGGCCCGACCCACCACCGGAAGAACCCACCAGCGAGTACGTGATCGACCCGACGGGACCATGCGCGTCAGATCCACGCTGGGTAGAACTGCTAGCAATGCCGGCCATACCCGTACCATCCGGATGACGTAGGCACTGCGCAGCCGTCGAACGGCGCTGGCCAACGGGAGGGTTTCGCCGAACGAAAAGGGCACG harbors:
- a CDS encoding HNH endonuclease signature motif containing protein; translated protein: MEIGSGVGVVASEGVHACVAVLDALAVLDSLDREDSFLVAGAGVGSGVDVLERRYEIRLERLEVISRLEAQLAAVKARDVTEALQFQQAMTPPDASVQDRTYTEMSVVEEVAGVLTISSAAAGAFVDQSRRVCSLPRVFEALSAGAMSWQHARVVADESEGLDPAGAAGLVAHFFDPDAPSPARGAAPGELVPSRFRAKVRAWRERHHPETLEKRHAKGVADRRMEYTPDKDGMAWVSLYLPGDTACAIWNRATARGLQGPDEPRTLTQLRPDIAASLLLGAGSSTELGEVPTPRADVLVMVPVFALFGVTDEPAILDGFGPIPAAMARKLVADGADSFYRVLVDPRDGAPLEIGRKNYRLTETIKRWIRMRDGKCTFPGCTNKTPDNETDHLTAWEHGGTTGISNLAQLCPKHHRLKHHNQWTPDPATQKDPPGWTSPTGRHYKPEQPDPEPTHWPPRILPVGPVAGANEAAASPGTTAPDASVPPNAAGPSGTAARLRATESEDEDGQWQQLLADMPAWPDPPPEEPTSEYVIDPTGPCASDPRWVELLAMPAIPVPSG